The Magnolia sinica isolate HGM2019 chromosome 9, MsV1, whole genome shotgun sequence sequence GATTGATGGCAAAAGGAGCTTCAGAATTCTCGTTTATCAGACGTGCAGGTCGGTATTGCTCTTGTTCCCGCATTTTCTCGTTAAATCTCGTCGAAGATCGGATGTTCTAGCTCTCAATTTCATTTTTCGTGATTTGTTTGGAATTTCTTTGCTGTTTTCTGTTTTTTCTCGATCGAGAACCCTAGACCTTATCATTCAGATCGAGATCcaaatccattctctctctctctctctctctctctctctctctctctcgattggaAGAAGGAGAGCTACTAGAAGACCTCCTTATCATTCAGATCTAGATCCAGATCCAAATCAGTTCAAGGTAAgctcaattcttttcatttcGCTCCTTCCGCTCCTTTTCTCTCGATCTCAAATTTGATCAGATTAGGAGAATAGAGAAAGATCTGTTATGTATTATGTTTTTTAGGAGCATGCACTTCCTGCATACCACTTCCCTCTGCTAGCAGAAAATGATCCTCATTGgagatggatgtgattcatcttCAATTTAGATAATTTTGCATTTGGGAGCAGTTGTGGATAACTAGCTGTAGCATGACAGGAGTGATCTATTTTTAATTAACCTTGTAGATCTTAGATTTATCTGTCTTCCCAGCTATTTTTTTCCCTGGTTTTCTTCCTAGAGTTGTGCCAAATTTCTAGTTGTTGTGCTGCTCTGCAAATTGAAATCTTCCATTTCCTTACTGTTTTGACTCTGTTTTTTGGtgatatgttttatttttgtattatttttgtcTGTTtctatatctatctatctatacaTACAAACACACCTACCCAACTCATGCCATGCATAAATATACACGATACAGACACATTTTGGTGATGtgatttatttttgtattatttgtcTAATCTTCAGAACATTAGGACTGTTGAGCTCGATGGGAAGACAATCAAGCTGCAGATTGTGAGTAATTTGGGAATATCCATTTGAATTTCTGCTATTTGTATGATTTTATTTCACTCTTGAATGTTTAAGTTATTGGGTTTTCTTGATGCCAATATATTTGCTTGGTAAATCTAACTGAATTCCAATGGATGTTGTCCTTTtcgtctttcttttttttgtaaaaaatttTAGTAGGTAAGTTGGGATCGAACTCTGGCTCCAAGAGTTGATCTTTATATTCATGTCTATGGGCATATCTTATCACTTCTTACTCATTAGTTGTTTGCTCTTATCATTTTTGGTACTTTGTCCAAGATAGGATGCCGGTTCAAATTGCAGGTAAGGCTTCGTTTGGATGGAGTTTCCTAGAAAATTATCTGGGGGAAcgcatggggcccacagtgccaCATGAGAATCCCTTTGTTATGCAAATAATGGGAAATTCTAAGTACTTGGAAGCCTGTATGCTCAAGAAAATTTTCATGGGAATCTCCATCTATGTGAAACCTAATGCAAGTCTGCTGTCCATGccaataatttgattttgtgtgATGGATTAGTTGAATGGCTGCTGATTTTTAATAAACATAACAGGCCTGTTTTGTTGGGTCACACGGTGTACATCTTTTCCCCTTCTTTTTGTATTGGACatatattaggaaaaaaaaaattagctggCAGTCTGGCACATATACATGTAACTGCTGCAAGATATCCAATTGGTAATTGTTTTTATGGTTTTAGAACTATATTTAGTTCACGTCACTTGATCGGAGGTGAATGAGGTTTGTATCAGCAGAAAGGAACCGAATACTAAGGATCCCACTGCTGGTTGAGCATCGCCCTAAGCACATTTTGCCATTCAAAGAATAGGATTTCCATTTCTTCCATACAACACCGACAACAGGTTGTGGTAAAAGTTACTTGGCAAGGAAAAGCATCCCCCTTAAGACTTTTGTCTACCCATCATTGAGCTTTCGTACCGAAAAAGATTGGCTAGAAGAGAACTACTGAATTATCCATTTGCAATGAAAGCCACCATATTGTGCTTCCTGCCGCAGGgcttcctcattccctctttaTTTATTCTCTTTTGTTTGCTTAGTGGGACACTGTAGGACAAGAGCGATTCAGGACCATAACCAGCAATTACTACAGAGGGGCACATGGAATCATAGTAAGCATATATTCTTCATTTAATGACTTTTCAAATTTGATTCATGGTGGTACTCTCAGTTCTCCATCAAATTAGTTTTAAGTTACTTGCTATGAATGGCTTTACTAATTATAAGCACAATGTTTTAGCTTTCGTTTTATTTGAAGTTATTATAATTTTTGTTGTAGGCCAATGATAATAATGTTGATGATGATTTATATTGCTATGAATGCCAGGTCAACCAAGGTGGACTCGATAGACTAATCAAACTTTCATCTATATTTTCTGAAGACCCATCTGTGCTACAAGAGGTACATTGAGAGATGAGTTGTGCCAGACTTAAAGTTGAATACATACGATAAGACAGATTGCTATGCACTTGCAAATCCATTACTTTGTTTTATGAGAAATGCAAAAGGGACCAGCCTGAGTGGCATTCCATGGAACTTCCATTCTATAAACATGTTTGAGGATACATTTGAGACTGTCATAGTAACAGGACCAATGTTGAGAGAGTAATAACTACAGTAGATTGACATGAATTTTGGGCAGAGTATTGCATTGTTCAAAGTTGGATACaagtgatggataagagttggatgcaaaAGTCAAGGTAATGTGCTGAGCAATACTCTCTCCTTCGAATTTGGATTCCTTATAAAGTTGCATTGTTTTAAGAGTTCCCTTTGTTTCCTTGGACAATATAGGGTGAGCTTGGAATATGTTAAGGGCATGAAGGAATTCattgagtttgcattcaacaatgctGCTAGCGAGGGGAAGATCTTATGTCCATGTGTAAAGTGCGCCAACCTCTTTTGGCGTGCTCATAAAGAAGTGGTAGATCATCTTGTGTGTGAGGGAATTATGCCGAATTACACCCGTTGGGTGTTCCATGGGGAGGCGTCTTCTTCATCAACTTCTGGCCCTGCAACTAGTACACATGATGATATGCCTCCACGTGATGACATGCATGGATTGTTGCATGATGTGTTTGGAATATCAGGTGTGGATGACATGCCAACTGAGTTGCCATCACAGGAGCCAATACAAGAGGAACCGAATCCTGAAGCTGAAAGATTCTTCAGGTTGTTCCAAGACACCGAACAAGCCTTGTACCCGGGATGTAAGAAGTTCACGAAACTCTCTTTTGTTGTTCGAATGTATCAACTTAAGTGCTTAAATGGATGGAGCAACAAGTCATTCACCATGTTGCTtgaattgttgaaagaagcacTCCCCGAGGGTGAGACGTTGCCGAGTTCCTTTTATGAGACCAAGAAGATTATTAAAGAACTGGGCCTCAGTTATAACAAGATCGATGCATGCCCCAATGATTGCCAGTTGTATTGGAAGACTAATGTGAACGATGAGTCATGTGCTGTGTGCGGTATATCCAGATGGAAAACGATGGAACATAATTCTAATGACGATGAGGCAACAACTATTCCCTCCAAAGTTAAGAAGATTCCAGCAAAGACATTGTGGCATTTTCCATTAATACCAAGGTTACAAAGGTTATTTATGGAAGCACAAACAGCTAAAAACATGAAATGGCATGACAAGGGACGAAccaaggatgagtgcatgagacaTCCTGCTGATTCTCCTGTATGGAAATCTTTTGACGAGCAACACCCAAATTTTTCATATGATAGTCGTAATGTCAGGCTTGGGTTAGCAACTGATGGATTCAATCCCTTCGGGACGATGAGTATTGCTCATAGCACATGGCCTGTTGTTTTGATGCCGTACAATTTACCACCATGGATGTACATGAAGCAACCTTACATCATGATGTCTCTACTTATACCAGGCCCGCATGGTGTTGGCAATAATATCGATGTGTATCTACAACCGTTGATAGAAGAATTGCTTAAATTGTGGGAGGTCGGTGTCGACACTTACGATGCATTATCAAAGTTGAATTTTCGAATGCGTGCTGCTTTGTTATGGACTATTAGTGACTTTTCTGGATATGCAATGTTATCAGGATGGAGCACAAAAGGTAAGCTCACTTGTCCTAACTGCAATAAGGACAAAGAGTCCCAGTGGTTGACACATAGCCATAAGTTTTGTTACATGGGTCATCGTCGATTCTTGGATAGAGATCATAGGTATAGACATGATAAAAGGAACTTTAATGGAAAGCTGGAGTTGAGAGAGGTGCCGAAACAACTATCTGGAAATGAAGTGTTAGCTCAAGTGAGCAAAATTAACATAATATTTGGAAAGAAGTCTGATACCAAAGTTGGAAAGAAGAGAAATCGAGACAATAATAAGGAAAAGGGAAAGGCATCTTGTTGGAAGAAGAGAAGTATTTTCTTCGATTTACCATATTGGGCAGGTAATATGTTGCGTCACAGCCTTGATGTGATGCACATCGAGAAGAATGTATGCGACAATGTTCTTGGGACGTTGTTGAACATCGACAGGAAGACAAAGGACAATGTGAAGTCTCGTCTGGATCTCCAAGAAATAAAGATAAGACAAACACTTCACCCAAAGCAGAGACCATCAGGCAAAACATATTTGCCCCCTGCATGCTTTACAATGGCGAATAAGGAGAAGGATGATTTCTGCAGAGTCATAAAGAACATGAAGGTACCAGATGGCTATGCGAGTAATATCTCACGATGTACCAAtctcaaaatgaagaagattttagGACTCAAGAGCCATGACACTCATGTTTTGATGCAACAAATACTTTCGATCGCCGTGCGAAGGACATTACCTCCAAACGTGAGCTCAATCCTAATTGAATTAAGCGGATTCTTTAGAGATTTGTGTTCCAAGGTTGGCCGGATGCAGGATTTCAAGTTTCTTGAATCTCAGATTGCTTTAACACTTTGCCATTTAGAGAGGATCTTTCCACCGTCATTCTTTGATATCATGGTGCATTTGCCTATACATTTAGCCAGCGAGGCAATGTTAGCCGGGCCAGTACAGTACCGCTGGATGTACCCAATCGAAAGGTGTGTTTTAAGGTCTCAATATGACCTTTCATTTATCTTGTTGTAATAGATAAAATCATGTATACTTATATGTCTATTATGTGACTATAGGTACCTACAGAGACTAAAGTCCTACGTTCGAAACAGAAGTCGGCCAGAGGGTTCGATTGCAGAGGGGTACCTAGCTGAAGAATGCCTAACATTCTGCTCTCGGTACTTACATGGTGTTGAGACAAGATTCAACAGACCGGTTCGAAATGAGGACTTTAGGGATGCGGCAGTAGGTCGTCCATTGGGAAAGATTGACGTGTTTATTATCGAATATGTTGATAGGACACAGGCACATAGATATGTGTTGTTCAACACCAATGCGGTCGCACCATTCATTGAGTAAGAGTAGTTTTATTTGTAGCGTTAATTCATAAGAATCTCACTTGTTTACAACTTATTCATCGAATTGAATAAAATGCAGTGAACACAGGAAAGTGATTAAGAAGGAGATGCCCCGAAGAGCACCGAGGCTCCTAGAACGCATCCACAATGAAAAGTTTCCAGATTGGCTTGGGAAGCATGTGGACCATGTTGGGAATGATCAAGTTCCGAAAGAAGTTAGAAGCCTGGCTCGGGGCCCTAACACTGTTGCAAGAAGATTTAAAGGATACATCATTAATGGTTTCAGGTTTCGTACAAGAGACCGTGAGAGAGACTTGAAAACACAGAATAGTGGAGTTGTAGTGACGGCAAAGACATCAAGCTTCGCAAGTACAAGTGATAGAAACCCTGTTATAGGGGATGTGGATTACTATGGTGTTTTAACAGACATTATCGAGTTGGATTATTGTGGGTCCAAGAAAGTTGTATTATTTAGGTGTGATTGGGTGGATGTAAGAACTCAGGGCAGGGGAATCAAGAAGGATGAATTTGGGTTCACGCTCGTGAATTTCAAACAATTATGGCATACTGGTCGGAACCTGTATGATGAACCATATGTCTTAGCAACCCAAGTACAACAGGTATTCTATGTCCCCGATCCTATTGATCGTGATTGGCATGTTGTTATCAGGTCAAAGCCAAGGGATTTGTTCGAAATGGGCATGAATGATTCGTTTGTTGATAATGATACATACCTTCAGAGCTTGCCTTGCATTAATCATACATTGGAAGCGACTATGCTTGCCAATGATGATAATGTGAGTTGGGATAGGACGGATGTGGAGGGAAACGAAGTTAACACTCCACAAAACTTATTTAAATTGATTAAAGAGGACCACGATTCTAGGTCGGAATCTGATGATTAGGTATTGATGCCTAACACAAATGTCAtgcatgcttcttctttttttatgctCACAGTTATTTGGTTAACACCAATCTCATTACATATATTATTTTCATATTGTGAAGGAAATGAAGATGTCAACCTCCGACCATCATCATTGGAGCTTTATTGACTCGGACCCGACCACCAGCCAGGTCAGACAGAGTTCAGATAGTTCAGCACCGACTCCGGgtttataaatatataatttaagtgAAGTGAAGTTAAGCTTATAATTGTTATAGTTTTTCGATTTAATTAAATGTAGAtattatatttcaaatatttagAATGCTCATATCTGTTCTTTTGTTTCATAAAGAGGGTGGTATTCATAATAGACGATTTCGAGGCCCTACAGTTATCAGCGAGGTGGCGAACTTGTCACCCAATAAGCAGCTGAATATAAGTTGGAATAAGTATGGGCAGCCTATTGGACACAAGTACAACGAATTTACAAGGTGGTTGGGCATTTTATCTAGGAATGGGCGCGTAGCGCCTCTTGATCACGATAGTTGGCATCATGTGCCACTTTCTAACAAGAACGAGATTTGGAATGAAGTGAAGGTAATATGAAATCAAAAATTCAATTACGCTTTTTGTATTTTTGCATACTAAGTATATTCGATAATTGATGTATTGTAGATCAAGTGGAATATCGACGAGGAGCGTCGAAATTGGGTAATGAAATCCATCGGAGCTTCATGGAAGGAGTGGAAGAAAAGGTTAAGAAAAGAACACTACAACCGGTATTTGACTAATGAGGAACGAATAGCTCACTGTCCTGATCGAGTGGAGCCAACACACtggaaatggctcgtcacctattaGTCAAGCGATGAAGGACATGTAAAaattaaacataaagaaaaattatatCCATGTTggtatatattattatttatattaaaatttaGTTATTTTACTATGTCACATTGTAGGCTCGCACTCAAAGGAATAAAATCAACCGCAGCAGGCATCATATGACCCACACTGCCGACTCAAGGAGCTTTGCTCAAGTGCGTGAAGAAGAGGTAAATTCTTCTTTGATTTCTAAACTTGAAATGCTATAATTCTGCTTTAATATGATTGTTACCAACTCATTTGTTTTTACATGAAAAAAGTGGGCAAACAATCTTGGTGGAGAGTCTCCTGATTGGGCAACGTTGTTCATAACGACCCATCGGAAGAAAGATGGGAGTGTTGTGAACGAGGAGTCGGCTCATGTTATTGTATGTAGAAATTTATCAATCATTGACATCTCAGTTAATATTTTTCATTAAGTCATGATATTGAACAACTTATTTAATGTTTTTCTACACTACAGGAAATGATTGAGGAGTTACGAGCAACTTAGACTGCTGAGTCCTCTCAGAGTAGCACTGCCCGAGATGATCTCTTATCCTAGATATTGGGACCAGAGCATCCAGGCCAGGTCCGCATGATGGGGTTAGGTCCCACAGCTTCCACGTTATGGGGCACAAGAAATACCATTGCAGAACTCAGGAGGGAGACTGATGAGTTGCGACGACACATGAATGAGCGGGTAGAGCAACTAGTGGAGGAGCGGATGAAAGAACAGATGGCTAAGCATCTAGAGCAAATGGAACAATGGATGACGGAGCGAATAACGGAGCAGATGGAGGAATGGATGACAGAGAGAATAACGGAGTAGATGATGGCATGAATGAGAGATACTATAAACTCATTGGTAGCAATGAATCAAACTTCGGGTAATGTACTAAATGTAGAGGCTAACTTAGTATCCACTCCTAGGGATAGACCTGAGGCTGAGGGACCTCAGTCGAAGGTTCCGAAGAATCAATAGGTAGTTTTTTTTACTGAAATTCATTTATGTGTTATcttttacatatatatttatgttttattacaTTTCATGAGTTTGTAGTTCACCGTCATTGAATAGTTGGTCCTTTCTTTTTCAGGTCAAGTCGTATTTATGTGTATTTATGTGTTTGACATGCAAAAGAATCCAAGGGCTATCTTAAAATGAGGGTTGCAGATtggaaaaaggtgggccatacttttttgcttcatgctttgtttgctaatgaacttggagatctaggaatgtctgatggttTGAACTATGAGAACCAAATTGCTGTTGGATTCTTGTAAGTAAATCACTGCCTTTCTGTCTTTTGTAGTTATTTAAGAAAAATGTTTAGGCATTCCCATGTGTGATGCACATGCAATTTACTAGTGTGTGCATGCTCACACACACAGTACAATTCCACACACATGGGAAACAAAGCACAATTCCTTATTCTTTTCaacttcttatttttcaaaaacaaTTCCACACACATGGATTCCCTTTGTTGGATGAAGAATTCTAGATTTCCAATCAATGGCAagggaaatggatggtccatattaacCATATTATAATTTTTGCTATCATTGTTTTAGAtcctccatcatgtgggtcctgcACATTTAattgcccatccctctctcaaaatcactttgttccaataatctTGAGGTGAGATTTGGGGAATCCTTAGTGGGTATCGTAGTGAAATCCCATCATCTTTTGGAAAATCAAAAGTGCAtttttgtttttggattttgCAATGACTGATGAGCATTTAAATTCCTGGGATTTTTAATGTCCTTCATTTTCCAAATGTCAGAATTGTGGGGCTAGAGGGTATTAGAATACCTAAGCATTCAACTTCCCCAATCCAAACTAtccctaaggggtcatttgggagcatggatttaaGGGAATTTGCATTCAAAATCTCTAGAATTTTAAATCCTTAAGATTTTGAATATTTGAAGTGTGTTTGGTAGCTTGGATTTTGAATCTTGTGAAAACTAGACATTGTATTTGGCAACGCGGATTTTGACTTAAGGAATCCTAGAAATATATTATGTATGTTCACATGAGAAATGAGTTTGATGACGGAAATCATCTCAAAATCTCTAGTGTAATCTTTATGATCTTGGGATCGTAGATTAGCGATAGTGGGGTGCACACTTTAGTCATTTTAGATTGAGCTAACATATGCCACATGCAGAATGCTGAGTGCTTGAGTACCAAGTGCCAAATGCAGCTAGAGTATtaaaaggaggatttcaaatccttggaTTTTGCACAAAAAGAATCTAAGAGGATTCTAAAAGGGTCCCTTTTGAGGATTTTGACTCTTTGGAGGAGTTGAAATCCTCTGAAATCTAAGCtgcctatcccacctaatcccatctaataccctgcaccaaacgccccctaagTGAAACCAGAGCTCCTGCATGTTTATTTATTAGGTCTTGAATTTATGTCGGGGATTGGCATAGCTCACTAGGGTTTGCAATGGGCCAGGTGATGTAGCCTTGTAGGGCCTTGGCTTGGGCCCCTAAACTTGGATCAAGGGTCAAGCCTTGTGTGAAATCTAGGCTAGGGAAGCTGTGCCGTAATGGCCATTAGGTAACGGTAACGGTAGCAACTGTTATATGTTTTGGGGTCATAATGGCTGTTATagaaaaaatgacctataatgGTCCATTAGGGctaatgtagttttttttttttcacaaaaaaaaactgtaatgACCTTTATTATGGGGGCTATTATGACctgtatcataacggtaatggtggtggctaTTACGACCACgattactgttatggaataccatGAGGCCAGGCGTTTGGGCCAGCTGGGCCGGGTCGGGCCTGGGGCAATGACGAATGTCCTGGCCTGGACAATTGGCCTGGTTCTAATCGTTAAGTGAGCCATTATCATACATTGGGGACGATGGTTTGGACAGTCATGATTGAATTTGATTGAGCGCATGTATGGATGGATTGCTAATACTCTCTTGAGTATGGTGAACTCACGCTTGGTCAATCTTGAAACTTATGATGAATCGTCTTTTCtcatctatttattttattttgtttgaagCGACTGATGATGTCAATGCGATGGAGTGGAAGAAGCTGAGTTCTAAAGAACTCGGGATCACGACGTCGATGATTGCAAAGCCGACAAGATTAGTTCTCAATGGACTTAGGAAAAAAGGTATTGCATTTTTCTAGCATTTTATTTTCAGTCATGTTTTGAATGAATGTAATCAAGGATGTGGTGGAGATTTACAATTTTAAGCAATGAAGTACTGAGGACTTCGATATACATGTAGTAGCATTGAATTCGCAATTATCATAATGATGggttgggcccacttttatgtgatccactgttcatttggtgggccacatcatgcatGCGCCATGCTCTAAGGATTCTCTCTCCATGGATGTTCTTAACTATCTGATTGACGGATCATTTTAATGTTAAAGGTAGAGCATTGGCTATATATGGATGAATACAATCCTTCTGTGGGGCAGATTTGGAGTCATGGTCTAtgctatgatgtggcccaccaaaacgaACGGTTTGTATCACCGAAAGGTGAGCCTAACCTCAATGGCTGTTGGCCTAAGTGATGAAGGCTTATTTGCTAAAGAGAGCATTGTGTGATACCTCCATAATGTTGGGTTTTGCACATGGATACGTTAATCAAAGACAGGTAATTATCCATATGCTGACATATTGGGCTCTTCCAGAAAAAGAGGCTCTTCCAACAAGTGTACTAGTGAATTGGGTAGCAATGAATTTAAATTTCTTTTAATTGTTCTGAATGATATAAATATATGTTGTTTCAAATAAAAAACTCTTCAAGTCCATGTTGTTTCTTGATAAGGCATCGGGTTTGAATTTAGTCTTTCATTGTGTTTTGATTTTCTGAATCATTGACTTCAGTGTCTGTAGTATCTTCATATCATCCTCCTTGCAATTCTAAAGGCTTTTGGTGCAGGATATGACGTTTACCTTGTTGGAGGCTGTGTGCGGGATCTCATTTTGAAACGAACTCCAAAAGACGTTCTGCTCGAGAAATGCTTCACTCGGGTGAGATGAACAGAGGGATTTGCAAGACACTTATCAACAGGGTGCGTATGTAGGAGATCTGGTCCATCCGTCCGGCTCATCAGACCATGGACATGCAATGGCccataaatcaggtgggtccactcATTAACTTGGccgcaatttttttattttttatttaccttGAACATGGAAGACGCAACCTATAGTTACACGGCCTGGATTTTGAGACAGAGTAAGTTCACATTTTGGACCCGTTTATAAAGGGCGTGGATCTTGTGCACCTACATATTTCAAGTATGTCCGTATATTAACCAAACACTAAATGCACTCCATTTGAAAAGAGAGTATGATCCGACGACTCCCATTTCAGTAAAAGGTACTTCGAATGGGCCATCTAAAACCAAAACAGCAAGATCCATGCCAGGCCCTCTAAACACAATCCAGGACGTCCATGTCAACGATTTAAATCTTCGACGTGACAACCTTGTCTTGGAATGAGCTCTTCATGCGTCCGAACGAACTTTTAAATACGCGAGAATCATATACAAAATCAGTTCTGCATGCACAGGAATTGCACGGGACGGGGTTTGCCTGCGAAAAGTTTTGCAGTAAGTTACTTAACTGGGAAGGTCAGTGGAGAATTCTTATATTAAGTTAGTGGCACTGAATATTTTCCCTATCTCATTTCTTTCCTAGACCTGTAGTTGTAAAACAATCTGCTTGTGCTGTGTAGTTTGTTGAATATGGGAATGAGGGAAGCATTGTACT is a genomic window containing:
- the LOC131256009 gene encoding uncharacterized protein LOC131256009 gives rise to the protein MGHRRFLDRDHRYRHDKRNFNGKLELREVPKQLSGNEVLAQVSKINIIFGKKSDTKVGKKRNRDNNKEKGKASCWKKRSIFFDLPYWAGNMLRHSLDVMHIEKNVCDNVLGTLLNIDRKTKDNVKSRLDLQEIKIRQTLHPKQRPSGKTYLPPACFTMANKEKDDFCRVIKNMKVPDGYASNISRCTNLKMKKILGLKSHDTHVLMQQILSIAVRRTLPPNVSSILIELSGFFRDLCSKVGRMQDFKFLESQIALTLCHLERIFPPSFFDIMVHLPIHLASEAMLAGPVQYRWMYPIERYLQRLKSYVRNRSRPEGSIAEGYLAEECLTFCSRYLHGVETRFNRPVRNEDFRDAAVGRPLGKIDVFIIEYVDRTQAHRYVLFNTNAVAPFIDEHRKVIKKEMPRRAPRLLERIHNEKFPDWLGKHVDHVGNDQVPKEVRSLARGPNTVARRFKGYIINGFRFRTRDRERDLKTQNSGVVVTAKTSSFASTSDRNPVIGDVDYYGVLTDIIELDYCGSKKVVLFRCDWVDVRTQGRGIKKDEFGFTLVNFKQLWHTGRNLYDEPYVLATQVQQVFYVPDPIDRDWHVVIRSKPRDLFEMGMNDSFVDNDTYLQSLPCINHTLEATMLANDDNVSWDRTDVEGNEVNTPQNLFKLIKEDHDSRSESDD
- the LOC131255347 gene encoding uncharacterized protein LOC131255347, whose protein sequence is MDKSWMQKSRVSLEYVKGMKEFIEFAFNNAASEGKILCPCVKCANLFWRAHKEVVDHLVCEGIMPNYTRWVFHGEASSSSTSGPATSTHDDMPPRDDMHGLLHDVFGISGVDDMPTELPSQEPIQEEPNPEAERFFRLFQDTEQALYPGCKKFTKLSFVVRMYQLKCLNGWSNKSFTMLLELLKEALPEGETLPSSFYETKKIIKELGLSYNKIDACPNDCQLYWKTNVNDESCAVCGISRWKTMEHNSNDDEATTIPSKVKKIPAKTLWHFPLIPRLQRLFMEAQTAKNMKWHDKGRTKDECMRHPADSPVWKSFDEQHPNFSYDSRNVRLGLATDGFNPFGTMSIAHSTWPVVLMPYNLPPWMYMKQPYIMMSLLIPGPHGVGNNIDVYLQPLIEELLKLWEDGAQKVSSLVLTAIRTKSPSG